One Lytechinus pictus isolate F3 Inbred chromosome 12, Lp3.0, whole genome shotgun sequence genomic region harbors:
- the LOC135156190 gene encoding germ cell nuclear acidic protein-like — protein sequence MIVDELVEDDNGGDCEEVEDDNGGDCDEDDNGGDSDEVEDDNGDDCDGVEDDNGGDCDEDEDDNGGDCDEDDNGGDCDEVEDDNGDDCDGVEDDNGGDCEEVEDDNGGDCDKVEDDNGGDCDKVDDNGGDCDKVEDDNGGDCEEVEDDNGDCDEDDNGGDSDEVEDDNGDDCDGVEDDNGGDCDEDEDDNGGDCDEDDNGGDCDEVEDDNGDDCDGVEDDNGGDCEEVEDNNGGDCDKVEDDNGGDCEEVEDDNGGDCDEDEDDNGGDCDEEEGGSGGEDDNDYEDDCGERRI from the exons atgatagtagatgagttg gttgaagatgataatggtggtgattgtgaggaggttgaagatgataatggtggtgactGTGATGAGGATGACaatggtggtgatagtgatgaggttgaagatgataatggtgatgattgtgatggggttgaagatgataatggtggtgattgtgatgaggATGAAGATGACAATGGTGGTGACTGTGATGAGGATGACAATGGTGGTGACTGTGATGAGGTagaagatgataatggtgatgattgtgatggagttgaagatgataatggtggtgattgtgaggaggttgaagatgataatggtggtgattgtgATAAGGTagaagatgataatggtggtgattgtgataaggttgatgataatggtggtgattgtgataag gttgaagatgataatggtggtgattgtgaggaggttgaagatgataatggtgacTGTGATGAGGATGACaatggtggtgatagtgatgaggttgaagatgataatggtgatgattgtgatggggttgaagatgataatggtggtgattgtgatgaggATGAAGATGACAATGGTGGTGACTGTGATGAGGATGACAATGGTGGTGACTGTGATGAGGTagaagatgataatggtgatgattgtgatggggttgaagatgataatggtggtgattgtgAGGAGGTAGAAGATAataatggtggtgattgtgataaggttgaagatgataatggtggtgattgtgaggaggttgaagatgataatggtggtgattgtgatgaggatgaagatgataatggtggtgattgtgatgaagAGGAGGGTGGAAGTGGTGGTGAGGATGAcaatgattatgaagatgactGTGGTGAACGACGAATTTGA
- the LOC129273413 gene encoding transcription factor IIIB 50 kDa subunit-like produces MEAGEKCKNCGASAVVEDEGQVVCTNCGQVKEDSVAYVRDGDYFEHTQSCHSEGSFKPTFGKPDFRLANSTNYFRSALNQWTKYIQTLCERMQIANKEMHTEAVDFFKRAFQITHFKQMHKEGKKATCASCLYITCRLHDWPIMIINLVTVTDIPRDLLLSINMQLIRALKIDIQTVSIEEYVPTCLREHGVSDDRWKAKTLEVISLAKELWLNAGRRVDALVLASCCIAWQASAPANHKLSMKEFGRSMLNQRVPELVKIRYRELTNILRKMVVKVPWVSKIILKKSTRSWMYFLDDILRFKNSLLSHLEPPEDMDDLENQENSFIVMPPSYAASLENRKFENQHVEESNFMRTSGHESRESMYDPELNEKDIPESELSHYIKTPKEIQLVKDLAVISGIDV; encoded by the exons ATGGAAGCAGGTGAGAAATGTAAGAATTGTGGAGCATCGGCTGTTGTAGAGGATGAAGGACAAGTTGTTTGTACAAACTGTGGCCAGGTCAAGGAGGACTCTGTAGCATATGTCAGAGATGGG GATTATTTTGAACACACCCAATCATGTCACTCTGAAGGTTCATTCAAACCTACATTTGGAAAGCCGGACTTTCGCCTTGCAAACTCTACCAATTACTTCAGATCAGCTCTCAACCAATGGACCAAGTACATACAAACACTCTGTGAACGTATGCAGATCGCCAACAAAGAGATGCATACAGAAGCAGTGGATTTTTTCAAAAGAGCCTTTCAGATCACACATTTCAAGCAAATGCACAAGGAGGGTAAGAAAGCAACATGTGCTTCCTGTTTGTACATCACATGCAGACTACATGATTGGCCCATTATGATTATTAACTTGGTGACTGTTACTGATATCCCTAGAGATCTACTACTCTCCATCAACATGCAGCTGATTAGAGCGTTGAAGATTGATATACAAACAGTCAGCATCGAAGAGTATGTTCCTACATGTTTGAGGGAACATGGTGTGAGCGATGACCGATGGAAGGCAAAGACTCTGGAAGTGATATCCCTAGCCAAGGAACTGTGGTTGAACGCTGGTCGGCGCGTGGATGCATTGGTCTTGGCATCCTGCTGCATCGCCTGGCAGGCATCTGCTCCTGCAAATCACAAGCTATCGATGAAAGAGTTTGGGAGGTCCATGTTGAACCAAAGGGTCCCGGAGCTGGTGAAGATTCGATACAGGGAACTGACAAACATCCTGAGAAAGATGGTTGTAAAGGTCCCCTGGGTGTCTAAGATTATTCTTAAGAAATCAACAAGGTCCTGGATGTATTTCCTTGATGATATTCTCAGGTTTAAGAATAGTCTGCTATCACACCTTGAACCACCAGAAGACATGGATGATCTTGAAAACCAGGAGAATAGCTTCATTGTGATGCCTCCTTCTTATGCAGCAAGCTTGGAGAATAGAAAGTTTGAGAATCAGCATGTAGAAGAAAGTAACTTTATGAGGACGTCTGGACATGAGAGTAGGGAAAGCATGTATGACCCAGAGCTGAATGAAAAGGATATTCCAGAGTCTGAACTTAGTCATTACATCAAAACACCTAAAGAGATTCAGCTAGTCAAAGACCTTGCAGTCATTAGTGGTATAGATGTATGA